A single genomic interval of Streptomyces sp. NBC_00663 harbors:
- a CDS encoding alpha-amylase: MISRWSAGASLTALAAAAALIAPATPAAASPPGTKDVTAVLFEWNFASVAKECTNTLGPAGYGYVQVSPPAEHIQGSQWWTSYQPVSYKIAGRLGDATAFKSMVATCHAAGVKVVADTVVNHMSAGSGTGTGGSSYTKYNYPGLYSSADMDDCTSTISDYTNRSNVQNCELVGLADLDTGEEYVRATIAGYMNTLLGYGVDGFRIDAAKHIPAADLANIKSRLSNTSVYWKQEVIYGSGEAVQPTEYTGNGDVQEFRYAYDLKRVFNNENLAYLKNYGEGWGYMSSSVAGVFVDNHDTERNGSTLNYKDGANYTLANVFMLAYPYGAPDINSGYEWSDTDAGPPNNGSVSACWQDGWKCQHAWPEILRMVAFRNTVRGEAVTNWWDNGGDAIAFGRGSKGYVAINHESSSLSRTYQTSLAAGTYCDVQNNTTVTVNSSGQFTATLGANTALAIYSGKSSC, translated from the coding sequence GTGATATCGAGATGGTCAGCCGGCGCGTCCCTCACCGCGCTCGCCGCAGCCGCGGCCCTCATCGCCCCCGCCACTCCCGCCGCCGCCTCCCCGCCGGGCACCAAGGACGTGACCGCCGTCCTGTTCGAGTGGAACTTCGCCTCGGTCGCCAAGGAGTGCACCAACACCCTCGGCCCCGCCGGGTACGGCTATGTCCAGGTCTCCCCGCCCGCCGAGCACATCCAGGGCTCGCAGTGGTGGACGTCGTACCAGCCCGTCAGCTACAAGATCGCCGGTCGCCTCGGTGACGCCACCGCCTTCAAGAGCATGGTCGCCACGTGTCACGCGGCCGGGGTGAAGGTCGTCGCCGACACCGTCGTCAACCACATGTCCGCGGGCAGCGGCACCGGCACCGGCGGGTCGTCGTACACCAAGTACAACTACCCGGGCCTGTACTCCTCCGCCGACATGGACGACTGCACGTCGACCATCAGCGACTACACCAACCGCAGCAACGTCCAGAACTGCGAACTCGTCGGCCTCGCCGACCTGGACACGGGTGAGGAGTACGTCCGCGCCACCATCGCCGGCTATATGAACACCCTGCTCGGCTACGGCGTCGACGGCTTCCGCATCGACGCGGCCAAGCACATCCCGGCCGCCGATCTCGCCAACATCAAGTCGCGCCTGTCCAACACCTCCGTGTACTGGAAGCAGGAGGTCATCTACGGCAGCGGCGAGGCCGTCCAGCCCACCGAGTACACGGGCAACGGGGATGTGCAGGAGTTCCGCTACGCCTACGACCTCAAGCGCGTCTTCAACAACGAGAACCTCGCCTACCTGAAGAACTACGGCGAGGGCTGGGGCTATATGAGCAGCTCCGTCGCGGGCGTCTTCGTCGACAACCACGACACCGAGCGCAACGGCTCCACACTGAACTACAAGGACGGGGCGAACTACACCCTCGCCAACGTCTTCATGCTCGCCTACCCGTACGGCGCCCCGGACATCAACTCCGGCTACGAGTGGTCCGACACGGACGCGGGGCCGCCCAACAACGGCTCTGTGAGCGCCTGTTGGCAGGACGGCTGGAAGTGCCAGCACGCCTGGCCGGAGATCCTCCGCATGGTCGCCTTCCGCAACACCGTGCGTGGTGAGGCCGTCACCAACTGGTGGGACAACGGCGGCGACGCGATCGCCTTCGGGCGCGGCAGCAAGGGCTATGTGGCCATCAACCACGAGTCGAGCAGCCTGAGCCGCACCTACCAGACGTCCCTCGCCGCGGGCACGTACTGCGATGTGCAGAACAACACGACGGTGACCGTGAACTCAAGCGGACAGTTCACCGCCACCCTCGGCGCCAACACCGCCCTCGCGATCTACAGCGGCAAGTCCAGCTGCTGA
- a CDS encoding glycoside hydrolase family 30 protein has product MRGRLSTWTVTSLAALLAVGSTSAAHPPTTAATTTATVDGSAVHQPIDGFGFSEHFGRAEIMHGSQGLPAAKQRELLDLLLSRTTGAGLSILRLGIDSGIQPTDPGGPNATPAYVWDGVDKGQVWLAKEAKAYGVNRFYADAWTAPGYMKTNGTDANGGTLCGLSGADCASGDWRRAYADFLVQWARFYGQEGVRITDLGFTNEPDWTATYDSMRLTPAQATEFVKVLGPVANAAGYKVACCDSFGWTQQKAYTSAIEADPAARNYVSTHTGHTYASAVDGPLPTQKRSWMSEWSPNGTTWNENWDDGSGYDGFTVASAVHDALTKGNTSGYVYWYGASVGATRGLIQMDGENYHVSKRLWALAGYSRFIRPGATRIGATTPDANLKLSAFRNTDGTLTVVALNGGTSDQQVSYSLRNTGITAGTATPYVTNGSNSMARQTAVPVRGGALTATVPARSLVTYTVRR; this is encoded by the coding sequence ATGCGCGGCAGACTCAGTACCTGGACGGTGACGTCCCTGGCGGCCCTACTGGCGGTCGGAAGCACCAGCGCGGCCCACCCGCCGACGACGGCCGCCACCACCACGGCCACCGTCGACGGCTCGGCCGTCCACCAGCCCATCGACGGCTTCGGCTTCTCCGAGCACTTCGGGCGGGCCGAGATCATGCACGGCTCGCAGGGCTTACCGGCCGCCAAACAGCGCGAACTCCTCGACCTGCTCCTCAGCCGCACCACCGGCGCGGGGCTCAGCATCCTGCGCCTGGGCATCGACTCCGGCATCCAGCCGACCGACCCCGGCGGGCCGAACGCGACGCCCGCCTACGTCTGGGACGGCGTCGACAAGGGCCAGGTGTGGCTCGCCAAGGAGGCCAAGGCGTACGGCGTCAACCGCTTCTACGCCGACGCCTGGACCGCACCGGGCTATATGAAGACCAACGGCACGGACGCCAACGGCGGTACCCTGTGCGGCCTTTCGGGCGCCGACTGCGCGAGCGGCGACTGGCGCAGGGCGTACGCGGACTTCCTGGTCCAGTGGGCGAGGTTCTACGGCCAGGAGGGCGTCCGGATCACCGATCTCGGGTTCACCAACGAACCCGACTGGACGGCGACGTACGACTCCATGCGGCTCACCCCGGCCCAGGCGACGGAGTTCGTGAAGGTCCTCGGGCCGGTCGCGAACGCGGCCGGGTACAAGGTGGCCTGCTGCGATTCCTTCGGCTGGACCCAGCAGAAGGCGTACACGAGCGCCATCGAGGCAGACCCGGCCGCCCGGAACTACGTCTCCACCCACACCGGGCACACCTACGCCAGCGCCGTCGACGGTCCGCTGCCGACGCAGAAGCGGAGCTGGATGTCGGAGTGGTCGCCCAACGGCACCACCTGGAACGAGAACTGGGACGACGGCAGCGGCTACGACGGCTTCACCGTGGCCTCCGCCGTCCATGACGCGCTCACCAAGGGCAACACCAGTGGATACGTCTACTGGTACGGCGCCTCGGTCGGGGCCACGCGCGGGCTGATCCAGATGGACGGCGAGAACTACCACGTGTCGAAGCGGCTGTGGGCACTCGCCGGGTACAGCCGGTTCATCCGGCCGGGCGCCACCCGCATAGGCGCCACGACCCCCGACGCGAACCTCAAGCTGTCGGCGTTCCGCAACACCGACGGCACGCTCACCGTCGTCGCCCTCAACGGGGGCACGAGCGACCAGCAGGTGTCGTACAGCCTGCGGAACACCGGGATCACGGCCGGGACCGCCACCCCGTACGTCACCAACGGCTCGAACAGCATGGCCCGGCAGACGGCCGTGCCCGTGCGCGGGGGAGCGCTGACCGCTACGGTGCCGGCCCGCTCGCTCGTCACCTACACCGTCAGGCGATGA
- the pulA gene encoding pullulanase-type alpha-1,6-glucosidase yields MIPRWPTPSRRRTAHVGRVAAVTVTALAAALVQPLAARADTPPPPPSDAKLAAEPARHDSTREQFYFVLPDRFANGDTGNDEGGLTGSRLATGYDPTDKGFFQGGDLKGLTRKLDYIKGLGTTSIWMAPIFKNRAVQGTGANASAGYHGYWITDFTQVDPHFGTNKDLENLIAKAHAKGMKVYFDVITNHTADVVDYEEKSYDYLSKGAFPYLTEDGEPFDDADYADGTKDFPAVDADSFPRTPTVSAAQKDAKVPSWLNDPTMYHNRGDSTYAGESTTYGDFSGLDDLWTERPEVVSGMEKIYEKWVRDFDIDGFRIDTVKHVDMEFWTQWATALDAYAARHGRDDFFMFGEVYSSDTSITSSYVTQGRLDATLDFPFQEAARQYVSQGGSAQKLAALFGDDYKYTTDKANAYEQVSFLGNHDMGRFGYFLNQDNPKATDAQLLAKDELANELMFLSRGNPVVYYGDEQGFTGSGGDKDARQTMFASKTADYLDDDEIGTDRTHASDAYDTSAPLYRQISALAKLRKANPALTDGIQTERYAADGAGIYAFSRTDARTGQEYVVAFNNAGEAKSATFAAGSAATAYNGIYGTDGSVKSDADKKLTVTVPAGSAIVLKAAAKPAKAATAPTITLKAPATGATGTVTLSADVDGGQLNRVVFAAQVGDGKWKTLGSADHAPYKVTQVIDEDVPAGTALRYKAVVVDFQGRTASAPAASTTGTPPAEEVPTATSRDYAIVHYKRADGDYDDWGLYAWGDLADGEATDWPKSHPFTGRDAYGAFAYVKLKTGASNVGFLVIDKDGNKDVSADRSIDVTKTGEVWIEQGRTDVLTEKPDYPAQDKTKAVVHYHRADGNYDGWGLHVWTGAANPTDWSNPLKPVKTDAYGAVYEVPLTDGASSLSYIIHKGDDKDLPSDQSLDLTANGHEVWLLNGQEKYLLPQPAGSAAALDLTAAKAVWIDRNTVAWNGSDAAASTQLLYSRDGSIAVKDGALTSDDERWLRLSKASLTDAQKEKFPHLKAYTAWTVDPRDRDRVREALSGQVVASQRSANGAVLAATGVQLAGVLDDVYASATKADLGPTFDKSGRPTLAVWAPTAQSVALELDGSTVRMKRDRRTGVWSVTGPKSWKGKEYRYVVRVWAPSVQKVVTNKVTDPYSVALTTDSERSLVVDLDDKSLAPSGWTSYTKPKATPLKDAQIQELHIRDFSVADKTADHPGTYLAFTDKSSDGSRHLKELAKSGTSYVHLLPAFDIATIPEKKSDQATTDCDLASYAADSDKQQECVAKIAAKDAFNWGYDPYHYTVPEGSYATDPDGTGRTVEFREMVKALNDDGLRVVMDVVYNHTAASGQADTSVLDQVVPGYYQRLLADGSVANSTCCANTATENAMMGKLVVDSIVTWAKEYKVDGFRFDLMGHHPKANILAVRKALDKLTLAKDGVDGKKIILYGEGWNFGEVADDARFVQATQKNMAGTGIATFSDRARDAVRGGGPFDEDPGVQGFASGLYTDPNSSKNNGTSAEQKARLLHYQDLIKVGLSGNLAKFTFTDTDGKEVTGAEVDYNGQPAGYADAPGDALAYADAHDNESLFDALTYKLPATTGADDRARMQVLAMATATLSQGPSLSQAGTDLLRSKSLDRNSYDSGDWFNAVHWNCADGNGFGQGLPMAADNESKWPYAKPLLAQVKVGCAQIGGASAAYQDLLRIRSTESVFSLDTAGQVQSKLSFPLSGKAETPGVITMELGDLVVVFNATPEKQEQRIVSLAGQGYELHPVQATGADSTVKSSSYEPESGTFAVPGRTVAVFSRTA; encoded by the coding sequence GTGATACCGAGATGGCCGACGCCGTCGAGGCGCCGCACCGCCCACGTCGGACGGGTCGCCGCGGTCACCGTCACCGCGCTGGCCGCAGCGCTCGTCCAACCCCTCGCGGCGCGGGCGGACACACCGCCCCCGCCGCCCTCGGACGCCAAGCTCGCGGCCGAACCCGCCCGGCACGACTCCACCCGCGAGCAGTTCTACTTCGTGCTCCCGGACCGTTTCGCCAACGGCGACACCGGCAACGACGAGGGCGGCCTCACCGGTTCCCGCCTCGCCACCGGCTACGACCCCACCGACAAGGGCTTCTTCCAGGGCGGCGACCTCAAGGGGCTGACCCGGAAGCTCGACTACATCAAGGGCCTCGGCACCACCTCCATCTGGATGGCGCCGATCTTCAAGAACCGGGCCGTGCAGGGCACCGGGGCCAACGCCTCGGCCGGCTACCACGGTTACTGGATCACCGACTTCACCCAGGTCGACCCGCACTTCGGGACCAACAAGGACCTGGAGAACCTCATCGCCAAGGCGCACGCCAAGGGCATGAAGGTCTACTTCGACGTCATCACCAACCACACGGCCGACGTCGTCGACTACGAGGAGAAGTCCTACGACTACCTCTCCAAGGGGGCCTTCCCGTACCTGACCGAGGACGGCGAGCCCTTCGACGACGCCGACTACGCGGACGGCACGAAGGACTTCCCGGCGGTCGACGCCGACTCCTTCCCGCGCACGCCGACCGTGAGCGCCGCGCAGAAGGACGCCAAGGTCCCGTCCTGGCTCAACGACCCGACGATGTACCACAACCGGGGCGATTCGACCTACGCGGGCGAGTCGACGACCTACGGCGACTTCTCCGGCCTCGACGACCTGTGGACCGAGCGTCCCGAGGTCGTCAGCGGCATGGAGAAGATCTACGAGAAGTGGGTCAGGGACTTCGACATCGACGGCTTCCGGATCGACACCGTGAAACACGTCGACATGGAGTTCTGGACCCAATGGGCCACCGCCCTCGACGCCTACGCCGCCCGGCACGGCCGCGACGACTTCTTCATGTTCGGCGAGGTCTACTCCTCCGACACGTCGATCACCTCGTCGTACGTCACCCAGGGCCGCCTCGACGCCACGCTCGACTTCCCCTTCCAGGAGGCGGCGCGCCAGTACGTCTCGCAGGGCGGCAGCGCGCAGAAGCTGGCGGCGCTCTTCGGTGACGACTACAAGTACACGACCGACAAGGCCAACGCGTACGAGCAGGTCTCCTTCCTCGGCAACCACGACATGGGCCGCTTCGGGTACTTCCTGAACCAGGACAACCCGAAGGCCACCGACGCCCAACTCCTCGCCAAGGACGAGCTCGCCAACGAGCTGATGTTCCTCAGCCGCGGCAACCCGGTCGTCTACTACGGCGACGAGCAGGGCTTCACCGGCTCAGGCGGCGACAAGGACGCCCGCCAGACGATGTTCGCGTCGAAGACCGCCGACTACCTCGACGACGACGAGATCGGCACCGACCGCACGCACGCGAGCGACGCCTACGACACGAGCGCGCCGCTCTACCGGCAGATCAGCGCTCTCGCCAAGCTCCGCAAGGCCAACCCGGCCCTCACGGACGGCATCCAGACCGAGCGCTACGCGGCCGACGGCGCGGGGATCTACGCCTTCTCCCGCACCGACGCCAGGACCGGCCAGGAGTACGTCGTCGCGTTCAACAACGCGGGCGAGGCCAAGTCGGCGACGTTCGCGGCCGGTTCGGCGGCCACCGCGTACAACGGGATCTACGGCACCGACGGCTCGGTGAAGTCCGACGCCGACAAGAAGCTCACCGTCACCGTCCCGGCCGGCTCGGCGATCGTCCTCAAGGCGGCGGCCAAGCCCGCCAAGGCGGCCACCGCGCCGACGATCACCCTCAAGGCCCCGGCCACCGGCGCCACCGGCACGGTCACGCTGTCGGCCGACGTCGACGGCGGTCAGCTCAACCGCGTCGTCTTCGCCGCCCAGGTCGGCGACGGCAAGTGGAAGACGCTCGGCTCCGCCGACCACGCCCCGTACAAGGTCACGCAGGTGATCGACGAGGACGTACCAGCCGGAACGGCCCTGCGCTACAAGGCGGTTGTCGTCGACTTCCAGGGACGCACCGCGAGTGCCCCCGCCGCGTCCACCACCGGCACCCCGCCCGCCGAGGAGGTCCCCACCGCCACCTCACGCGACTACGCGATCGTCCACTACAAGCGCGCGGACGGCGACTACGACGACTGGGGCCTGTACGCCTGGGGCGACCTCGCCGACGGCGAGGCCACCGACTGGCCGAAGAGCCACCCCTTCACCGGCCGTGACGCCTACGGCGCCTTCGCCTACGTCAAGTTGAAGACCGGCGCCTCCAACGTCGGCTTCCTCGTCATCGACAAGGACGGGAACAAGGACGTCTCCGCCGACCGCTCGATCGACGTCACCAAGACCGGCGAGGTCTGGATCGAGCAGGGCAGGACGGACGTCCTCACCGAGAAGCCGGACTACCCGGCGCAGGACAAGACCAAGGCCGTCGTCCACTACCACCGCGCCGACGGGAACTACGACGGCTGGGGCCTGCACGTCTGGACGGGCGCCGCGAACCCCACCGACTGGTCGAACCCGCTGAAGCCGGTGAAGACTGATGCCTATGGCGCGGTCTACGAGGTACCGCTCACCGACGGTGCCAGCAGCCTCAGTTACATCATCCACAAGGGCGACGACAAGGACCTCCCGTCCGACCAGTCGCTGGACCTCACGGCCAACGGTCATGAGGTGTGGCTGTTGAACGGCCAGGAGAAGTACCTGCTGCCGCAGCCCGCGGGCTCCGCGGCGGCCCTCGACCTGACGGCCGCCAAGGCGGTCTGGATCGACCGGAACACGGTCGCCTGGAACGGCTCCGACGCCGCCGCCTCCACCCAGCTCCTCTACAGCCGCGACGGCTCGATCGCGGTGAAGGACGGGGCGCTGACGAGCGACGACGAGCGCTGGCTGCGGCTGTCCAAGGCCAGCCTGACCGATGCCCAGAAGGAGAAGTTCCCGCATCTGAAGGCCTACACCGCCTGGACCGTCGACCCCCGTGACCGCGACCGCGTCCGCGAGGCCCTGAGCGGCCAGGTCGTCGCCTCCCAGCGGTCCGCGAACGGCGCCGTCCTCGCGGCCACCGGCGTCCAGCTCGCCGGTGTCCTCGACGACGTGTACGCGAGCGCGACCAAGGCCGACCTCGGCCCGACGTTCGACAAGAGCGGCCGTCCCACGCTGGCCGTCTGGGCGCCGACCGCGCAGAGCGTCGCCCTGGAGCTCGACGGCTCCACGGTGCGGATGAAGCGCGACCGCAGGACCGGAGTCTGGTCCGTCACCGGCCCCAAGTCCTGGAAGGGCAAGGAGTACCGGTACGTCGTCAGGGTCTGGGCGCCCAGTGTCCAGAAGGTCGTCACCAACAAGGTCACCGACCCCTACTCGGTCGCCCTGACCACCGACTCCGAGCGCAGCCTCGTCGTCGACCTGGACGACAAGTCGCTGGCCCCGTCGGGCTGGACGTCGTACACCAAGCCGAAGGCCACCCCGCTCAAGGACGCGCAGATCCAGGAGCTGCACATCCGGGACTTCTCCGTCGCCGACAAGACGGCGGACCACCCCGGTACGTATCTCGCCTTCACCGACAAGAGCAGCGACGGCTCCCGGCACCTGAAGGAGCTGGCGAAGTCGGGCACCTCGTACGTGCACCTGCTGCCCGCGTTCGACATCGCGACCATTCCCGAGAAGAAGTCCGACCAGGCGACCACCGACTGCGATCTCGCCTCCTATGCGGCCGACTCCGACAAGCAGCAGGAGTGCGTCGCGAAGATCGCCGCGAAGGACGCCTTCAACTGGGGCTACGACCCCTACCACTACACGGTCCCCGAGGGCTCGTACGCCACCGACCCGGACGGCACCGGGCGCACGGTCGAGTTCCGCGAGATGGTCAAGGCGCTCAACGACGACGGTCTGCGGGTCGTCATGGACGTCGTCTACAACCACACCGCGGCCAGTGGCCAGGCCGACACCAGCGTCCTCGACCAGGTCGTGCCGGGCTACTACCAGCGGCTCCTCGCCGACGGCTCGGTCGCCAACAGCACCTGCTGCGCCAACACGGCGACCGAGAACGCGATGATGGGCAAGCTGGTCGTCGACTCGATCGTCACCTGGGCCAAGGAGTACAAGGTCGACGGCTTCCGCTTCGACCTCATGGGCCACCACCCCAAGGCCAACATCCTGGCGGTCAGGAAGGCCCTGGACAAGCTGACCCTCGCCAAGGACGGCGTCGACGGCAAGAAGATCATCCTGTACGGCGAGGGCTGGAACTTCGGCGAGGTCGCCGACGACGCCCGCTTCGTGCAGGCCACGCAGAAGAACATGGCCGGCACCGGCATCGCCACCTTCTCCGACCGGGCCCGTGACGCGGTGCGCGGCGGCGGGCCCTTCGACGAGGACCCGGGCGTCCAGGGCTTCGCGTCCGGTCTCTACACCGACCCCAACTCCTCGAAGAACAACGGCACGTCGGCCGAGCAGAAGGCCAGGCTGCTGCACTACCAGGACCTCATCAAGGTCGGGCTGAGCGGCAACCTCGCGAAGTTCACCTTCACCGACACCGACGGCAAGGAGGTCACCGGCGCCGAGGTCGACTACAACGGCCAGCCCGCCGGCTACGCGGACGCCCCCGGCGACGCCCTCGCCTACGCCGACGCACACGACAACGAGTCGCTGTTCGACGCGCTGACGTACAAGCTGCCCGCCACCACCGGCGCGGACGACCGCGCCCGGATGCAGGTCCTCGCCATGGCGACGGCCACCCTCTCGCAGGGCCCGTCCCTCTCCCAGGCGGGCACCGACCTGCTGCGCTCCAAGTCCCTGGACCGCAACTCCTACGACAGCGGGGACTGGTTCAACGCCGTCCACTGGAACTGCGCGGACGGCAACGGCTTCGGCCAGGGCCTGCCGATGGCGGCCGACAACGAGTCCAAGTGGCCGTACGCCAAGCCCCTGTTGGCCCAGGTGAAGGTCGGCTGCGCGCAGATCGGCGGAGCCTCGGCGGCGTACCAGGACCTGCTGAGGATCCGGTCGACGGAGAGCGTGTTCTCCCTCGACACCGCCGGGCAGGTGCAGTCGAAGCTGTCCTTCCCGCTGTCCGGGAAGGCGGAGACGCCCGGCGTGATCACCATGGAACTCGGTGACCTCGTCGTGGTGTTCAACGCGACGCCCGAGAAGCAGGAGCAGCGGATCGTTTCTCTGGCGGGCCAGGGCTACGAACTGCACCCCGTGCAGGCCACGGGCGCGGACTCTACCGTCAAGTCCTCGTCGTACGAGCCGGAATCGGGCACGTTCGCCGTTCCGGGGCGCACTGTCGCCGTATTCTCCCGAACCGCCTGA
- a CDS encoding fused response regulator/phosphatase: MSGFAEQTDTTVLVVDDVAASRYAMGAVLRRAGHRVVPVASAGEALIELDVRLHTGTLPDVALVDVGLPDMSGFELCRRVKAQPLMATLPVVHFSAAAVAPRDRCRGLDAGGEAYLTVPAEPQEIQAVVGAALRGARRRSGAETLVQRLTLLSEAILSVQAARCLEELADAAAEGASRLTRAPAVVFVTGPEGELHRGTSRSRTALALPDASAHDAVARLVARISEGRSGAHSLVVPAPLWPAGFFRPGVEEDARLAVAVTRHGRTPVCVATPARRTATGVPADDGLVARLAEAAALAAEPLLMYQAERHVALTLQHSFLPRPHRLPRLAGLDLAARYVPASRQAEIGGDFYAALRTPEGALTAVGDVVGHSLEAATVMVEMRHALRAYSVEDSDPGVLAERLDRMLQHFHPDATATVCLALVDPATGRTRIANAGHLPPLVVRAGGGAEYARVCGPLLGLGLDRPEPTELCLTPGDRLLMVTDGLIETRGTDLAVSLDQLRTAAADAPPGLDALCDTLLGCFGHDREDDIAMLGLRLR; the protein is encoded by the coding sequence ATGAGCGGGTTCGCCGAGCAGACGGACACCACCGTGCTGGTCGTCGACGATGTCGCGGCCAGCCGCTACGCCATGGGCGCGGTCCTGCGGCGCGCCGGACACCGCGTGGTGCCGGTCGCCAGTGCCGGTGAGGCGCTGATCGAACTCGACGTACGGCTGCACACGGGCACCCTGCCCGATGTGGCGCTGGTCGACGTCGGACTGCCCGACATGAGCGGCTTCGAGCTGTGCCGCCGGGTCAAGGCCCAGCCGCTCATGGCCACCCTGCCCGTCGTCCACTTCTCCGCCGCCGCGGTCGCGCCCCGGGACCGGTGCCGGGGCCTTGACGCGGGCGGCGAGGCCTATCTGACCGTGCCCGCCGAACCGCAGGAGATCCAGGCCGTCGTGGGCGCCGCACTGCGCGGGGCGCGGCGCAGGTCCGGCGCGGAGACACTGGTGCAGCGGCTGACCTTGCTGTCCGAGGCCATCCTCAGCGTGCAGGCGGCGCGCTGTCTGGAGGAGCTGGCGGACGCGGCCGCCGAGGGTGCCTCCCGGCTCACCCGGGCGCCCGCCGTCGTGTTCGTGACCGGACCGGAGGGCGAACTGCACCGGGGCACCTCCCGCAGCCGCACCGCCCTCGCCCTGCCCGACGCCAGCGCGCACGACGCGGTGGCGCGGCTCGTCGCCCGGATCAGCGAGGGCCGCTCCGGTGCGCACAGTCTCGTCGTGCCCGCGCCGCTGTGGCCCGCCGGGTTCTTCCGGCCCGGCGTCGAGGAGGACGCCCGGCTCGCGGTGGCCGTGACCCGGCACGGCCGGACACCGGTGTGCGTGGCCACCCCCGCGCGCCGGACCGCGACCGGGGTCCCCGCCGACGACGGCCTCGTCGCCCGGCTCGCCGAGGCCGCCGCGCTGGCCGCCGAACCGCTGCTCATGTACCAGGCCGAGCGCCATGTCGCCCTCACCCTCCAGCACAGTTTCCTGCCCCGGCCGCACCGGCTGCCCCGCCTGGCGGGCCTCGACCTCGCGGCCCGCTATGTGCCGGCCTCCCGGCAGGCCGAGATCGGCGGGGACTTCTACGCCGCCCTGCGCACCCCCGAGGGCGCGCTCACCGCGGTCGGCGATGTCGTCGGGCACTCGCTGGAGGCGGCCACCGTCATGGTCGAGATGCGGCACGCGCTGCGCGCCTACAGCGTCGAGGACAGTGACCCGGGCGTGCTCGCCGAGCGGCTCGACCGGATGCTCCAGCACTTCCACCCCGACGCCACCGCCACGGTCTGCCTGGCCCTCGTCGACCCGGCCACCGGCCGCACCCGGATCGCCAACGCCGGCCATCTGCCGCCGCTCGTCGTGCGGGCCGGGGGCGGCGCCGAGTACGCGCGCGTCTGCGGCCCGCTGCTCGGCCTCGGCCTGGACCGGCCCGAGCCCACCGAGCTCTGCCTCACGCCCGGCGACCGTCTCCTCATGGTCACCGACGGCCTCATCGAGACCCGCGGCACCGACCTCGCTGTCTCCCTCGACCAGCTCCGCACGGCCGCCGCCGACGCCCCGCCCGGCCTCGACGCCCTGTGCGACACCCTGCTCGGCTGCTTCGGCCACGACCGCGAGGACGACATCGCGATGCTGGGACTGCGGCTGCGGTGA
- a CDS encoding 5-carboxymethyl-2-hydroxymuconate Delta-isomerase — protein sequence MPQITVERSAYLDDVDWEEFALALHPVVVETAAAKLDACKTRVLRTEDEVVGGEKEGHAIVNVTLALLAGRTEETKAKLTEAVVDLLRKHIGPVDGLTLHLSAEVRDLDASYTKAVV from the coding sequence ATGCCGCAGATCACCGTCGAACGTTCCGCCTACCTCGACGACGTCGACTGGGAGGAGTTCGCCCTCGCGCTGCACCCGGTGGTCGTCGAGACGGCGGCCGCGAAGCTCGACGCGTGCAAGACGCGGGTGCTGCGGACCGAGGACGAGGTGGTCGGCGGCGAGAAGGAGGGGCACGCGATCGTCAACGTCACGCTCGCCCTGCTCGCCGGGCGCACCGAGGAGACCAAGGCGAAGCTCACCGAGGCCGTGGTGGACCTGCTGCGCAAGCACATCGGCCCGGTCGACGGCCTCACCCTGCATCTGTCCGCCGAGGTCCGCGACCTGGACGCCTCCTACACGAAGGCCGTCGTCTGA
- a CDS encoding TetR/AcrR family transcriptional regulator, producing the protein MTTGVRRRMGVEERRQQLIGVALELFSQRSPDDVSIDEIASAAGISRPLVYHYFPGKLSLYEAALKRAADDLAGRFVEPQEGPLGLRLLRVMRRFFDFVDEHGPGFAALMRGGPAVGSSATNALIDSVRQAAYEQILSHLGVTTPPARLELVVRSWISLAESTALIWLDGRRIPRGELEVQLVRDFAALAAVSAAYDEEMGALMRVMLRDEPGDGPFADLVGRLIALAS; encoded by the coding sequence ATGACTACCGGGGTACGGCGAAGAATGGGAGTCGAGGAACGGCGGCAGCAGTTGATCGGCGTCGCCCTCGAACTGTTCAGCCAGCGCTCGCCCGATGATGTGTCCATCGACGAGATAGCGTCCGCGGCGGGCATCTCGCGTCCGCTGGTCTACCACTACTTCCCCGGCAAACTCAGCCTGTACGAGGCCGCGTTGAAGCGTGCGGCGGACGACCTGGCGGGCCGGTTCGTCGAACCGCAGGAAGGGCCGCTCGGGCTCCGGCTGCTGCGGGTGATGCGACGGTTCTTCGACTTCGTGGACGAGCACGGGCCCGGTTTCGCGGCCCTGATGCGCGGCGGCCCGGCCGTCGGCTCCTCGGCCACCAACGCGCTCATCGACTCCGTACGGCAGGCGGCGTACGAACAGATCCTGTCGCATCTGGGCGTCACGACCCCGCCCGCACGGCTGGAACTGGTCGTCCGCTCCTGGATCTCGCTCGCCGAGTCGACGGCGCTGATCTGGCTGGACGGCCGACGCATCCCGCGCGGCGAGCTGGAGGTGCAGCTCGTGCGTGACTTCGCCGCGCTCGCCGCGGTGAGCGCCGCCTACGACGAGGAGATGGGCGCGCTGATGCGGGTCATGCTCCGCGACGAGCCCGGCGACGGGCCGTTCGCCGACCTGGTGGGCCGGCTGATCGCACTGGCCTCGTAG